In one window of Pseudorasbora parva isolate DD20220531a chromosome 7, ASM2467924v1, whole genome shotgun sequence DNA:
- the pals2a gene encoding MAGUK p55 subfamily member 6a isoform X2, protein MQQVLDNLKELPPSTGAKDIDLIFLRGIMESPIVQSLAKAHERLEDVKLEAVQSNNVELVSEILSDMNILISQDESAAELSKILKEPHFQSLLEAHDKVASKSYEAPPTITNSTSMTSSSLMPADTVRMISIQKKAGEPLGVTFRVEEGDLVIARVMHGSMIDRQGMLHAGDVIREVNGREVGKDPMALQHMLRDCNGSITLKILPSYRDTPPPAQVYLKPHFSYNPDTDNLIPCKEAGLAFAKGDILHIVNKEDPNWWQACNINGGRSGLIPSQFLEEKRKAFVRKDLDGSGILCGTITGRKKKKKMMYLTAKNAEFDRHELQIYEEVAKMPPFQRKTLVLIGAQGVGRRSLKNRLIVLNPLRYGTTVPFTSRRPRDDEKDAQSYCFVSREEMETDIKASRYLEHGEYDGNLYGTKMNSIHEVVRTGRTCILDVNPQALKVLKTSEFMPFVVFIAAPELDTLRAMHKAVVDAGITTKQLTETDLKKTVDESARIKRAYNHYFDLTIVNDNLDKAFEKLQAAVEQLTSQPQWVPLNWVY, encoded by the exons GCACACGAGCGATTGGAGGACGTTAAGCTGGAGGCGGTGCAAAGTAATAACGTGGAGCTAGTGAGCGAGATCCTGTCTGATATGAACATTCTGATCAGTCAAGATGAAAGTGCAGCAGAACTCAGTAAGATCCTGAAGGAACCGCACTTCCAG TCCCTGTTAGAAGCTCACGACAAGGTGGCCTCTAAGTCATATGAAGCTCCTCCCACCATCACCAATTCCACCagcatgaccagctcatccctCATGCCGGCTGACACGGTTCGCATGATCAGTATCCAGAAGAAGGCTGGAGAGCCTCTG GGTGTAACATTCCGGGTGGAGGAGGGCGACCTTGTCATCGCGCGCGTTATGCACGGCAGCATGATTGACAGACAGGGGATGCTGCACGCAGGTGATGTCATCCGAGAGGTGAACGGCCGAGAGGTCGGCAAAGACCCCATGGCATtacagcacatgctgagggacTGCAACGGAAGCATCACGCTCAAAATCCTGCCCAGCTACAGGGACACGCCTCCACCCGCACAG GTGTATTTGAAGCCACATTTCAGCTACAATCCTGACACGGATAACCTGATCCCTTGTAAAGAGGCGGGCTTAGCTTTCGCTAAAGGAGACATTCTGCATATCGTGAACAAGGAGGACCCCAACTGGTGGCAA GCATGTAACATAAATGGAGGGCGCTCGGGCCTGATCCCCAGTCAGTTTCTTGAGGAAAAGAGGAAGGCGTTTGTAAGGAAAGATCTGGATGGATCAG GAATCCTCTGCGGGACCATAActggaagaaagaaaaaaaagaaaatgatgtACTTAACAGCAAAAAATGCAG AATTTGATCGGCATGAATTACAGATCTACGAGGAAGTAGCAAAGATGCCTCCATTCCAGAGAAAAACTCTTGTGCTGATTGGTGCACAAGGTGTGGGCCGCCGAAGCCTCAAGAACCGTCTGATTGTGTTAAACCCTCTGCGATATGGAACTACTGTACCTT TCACTTCTCGGCGTCCTCGCGACGATGAAAAGGACGCCCAGTCGTACTGCTTTGTTTCCCGAGAGGAGATGGAGACGGACATCAAGGCAAGTCGCTACCTTGAGCACGGAGAGTACGACGGCAATCTTTACGGAACCAAAATGAACTCCATCCATGAAGTCGTCCGCACAGGACGTACGTGCATACTAGACGTCAACCCACAG GCGCTAAAGGTACTGAAGACATCAGAGTTTATGCCGTTTGTGGTTTTCATCGCCGCCCCAGAGCTCGATACTCTACGGGCCATGCACAAAGCTGTGGTGGATGCTGGGATCACAACCAAACAACTGACG GAAACGGACCTAAAGAAAACTGTAGACGAAAGCGCCAGGATCAAGCGGGCATACAATCACTACTTTGATTTGACTATAGTTAATGACAATCTGGACAAGGCCTTTGAGAAACTGCAAGCAGCTGTGGAGCAGCTGACCTCACAGCCGCAATGGGTCCCTTTGAACTGGGTTTACTGA
- the pals2a gene encoding MAGUK p55 subfamily member 6a isoform X1 has product MTVANAKSGTAMQQVLDNLKELPPSTGAKDIDLIFLRGIMESPIVQSLAKAHERLEDVKLEAVQSNNVELVSEILSDMNILISQDESAAELSKILKEPHFQSLLEAHDKVASKSYEAPPTITNSTSMTSSSLMPADTVRMISIQKKAGEPLGVTFRVEEGDLVIARVMHGSMIDRQGMLHAGDVIREVNGREVGKDPMALQHMLRDCNGSITLKILPSYRDTPPPAQVYLKPHFSYNPDTDNLIPCKEAGLAFAKGDILHIVNKEDPNWWQACNINGGRSGLIPSQFLEEKRKAFVRKDLDGSGILCGTITGRKKKKKMMYLTAKNAEFDRHELQIYEEVAKMPPFQRKTLVLIGAQGVGRRSLKNRLIVLNPLRYGTTVPFTSRRPRDDEKDAQSYCFVSREEMETDIKASRYLEHGEYDGNLYGTKMNSIHEVVRTGRTCILDVNPQALKVLKTSEFMPFVVFIAAPELDTLRAMHKAVVDAGITTKQLTETDLKKTVDESARIKRAYNHYFDLTIVNDNLDKAFEKLQAAVEQLTSQPQWVPLNWVY; this is encoded by the exons GCACACGAGCGATTGGAGGACGTTAAGCTGGAGGCGGTGCAAAGTAATAACGTGGAGCTAGTGAGCGAGATCCTGTCTGATATGAACATTCTGATCAGTCAAGATGAAAGTGCAGCAGAACTCAGTAAGATCCTGAAGGAACCGCACTTCCAG TCCCTGTTAGAAGCTCACGACAAGGTGGCCTCTAAGTCATATGAAGCTCCTCCCACCATCACCAATTCCACCagcatgaccagctcatccctCATGCCGGCTGACACGGTTCGCATGATCAGTATCCAGAAGAAGGCTGGAGAGCCTCTG GGTGTAACATTCCGGGTGGAGGAGGGCGACCTTGTCATCGCGCGCGTTATGCACGGCAGCATGATTGACAGACAGGGGATGCTGCACGCAGGTGATGTCATCCGAGAGGTGAACGGCCGAGAGGTCGGCAAAGACCCCATGGCATtacagcacatgctgagggacTGCAACGGAAGCATCACGCTCAAAATCCTGCCCAGCTACAGGGACACGCCTCCACCCGCACAG GTGTATTTGAAGCCACATTTCAGCTACAATCCTGACACGGATAACCTGATCCCTTGTAAAGAGGCGGGCTTAGCTTTCGCTAAAGGAGACATTCTGCATATCGTGAACAAGGAGGACCCCAACTGGTGGCAA GCATGTAACATAAATGGAGGGCGCTCGGGCCTGATCCCCAGTCAGTTTCTTGAGGAAAAGAGGAAGGCGTTTGTAAGGAAAGATCTGGATGGATCAG GAATCCTCTGCGGGACCATAActggaagaaagaaaaaaaagaaaatgatgtACTTAACAGCAAAAAATGCAG AATTTGATCGGCATGAATTACAGATCTACGAGGAAGTAGCAAAGATGCCTCCATTCCAGAGAAAAACTCTTGTGCTGATTGGTGCACAAGGTGTGGGCCGCCGAAGCCTCAAGAACCGTCTGATTGTGTTAAACCCTCTGCGATATGGAACTACTGTACCTT TCACTTCTCGGCGTCCTCGCGACGATGAAAAGGACGCCCAGTCGTACTGCTTTGTTTCCCGAGAGGAGATGGAGACGGACATCAAGGCAAGTCGCTACCTTGAGCACGGAGAGTACGACGGCAATCTTTACGGAACCAAAATGAACTCCATCCATGAAGTCGTCCGCACAGGACGTACGTGCATACTAGACGTCAACCCACAG GCGCTAAAGGTACTGAAGACATCAGAGTTTATGCCGTTTGTGGTTTTCATCGCCGCCCCAGAGCTCGATACTCTACGGGCCATGCACAAAGCTGTGGTGGATGCTGGGATCACAACCAAACAACTGACG GAAACGGACCTAAAGAAAACTGTAGACGAAAGCGCCAGGATCAAGCGGGCATACAATCACTACTTTGATTTGACTATAGTTAATGACAATCTGGACAAGGCCTTTGAGAAACTGCAAGCAGCTGTGGAGCAGCTGACCTCACAGCCGCAATGGGTCCCTTTGAACTGGGTTTACTGA